The genomic window TTCAAAACCCCGATGTGGTTCACGTGGAGGGCACTGTGAACCCCATAAGGGACGCCCAAATAATAGACCTTGAGCTTATAGCAAAGGACATAGAAACTGTGGAAAAAAGGAAGGAAAGGGTGGAGAAGATGGCAAGGCTGGGAGACAAAAAGGCAAAAGAAGAGTTGGAAATGCTGGAAACAATAAGGGCAATTTTAGAGAACATGGAGCCCCTCAGGAAACATGCAAGGGAGCTAAGCTCCGAGACCTTAGAATATGCGAGAAAAAACCTCTTTCTCCTCACCACAAAACCTCTCATGTATGTGGCAAATGTGAGCGAGGCTGACCTGCCAGAGGGCAACGAGCTTAGCAAAAGTGTTTTTGAATACGCCCAGGCGGAGGGTTCCCCTGCGGTGCTTGTATGTGCCAAACTTGAGGAAGAGCTTATAGGTCTTGAAAAGCAAGAGAAGGAAGAGCTACTAAAATCCTACGGGCTTGAAGAACCAGGGCTAAACAAACTCATAAGGTCTGCTTACTCGCTCCTTGAGCTTATAACTTTCTTTACCGCAGGAGAAAAGGAAACAAGGGCATGGACGGTAAAAAGAGGCACAAAGGCACCACAAGCTGCGGGCAAAATACACTCAGACTTTGAAAGGGGTTTTATCGCTGCGGAGGTGATAAACTACGAGGACTATGTAAAGGTTGGCTCTATGACTAAGGCTAAAGAGCTTGGTCTTGTAAGGCTTGAAGGGAAAGAGTATGAAGTCAAAGATGGTGATATTATCTATTTTAGGTTTAACGTGTAGTAAGCTCATACAAAGCTTTTAAAAACTCTTCAGTGATTTTTTCCCGAGAGAACTTTTCTCTGTATATCCTAAAGGATTGAAAAGAAAAGCTCTGCCATTTTTCCAAAGTAGCTTTAATTTTACAAACGAGGTCTTGAGTATCACCTGCTTTAAAAACATATCCATTTACGCCTTCTTGAACTGCTTCCTTTATACCTCCTACATGGGAGACTACCAAGGCACAACCGCAGGCAAGTGCTTCTACCGCAACTCTTGGGAAGGCTTCTGTGTATTTTGAGGGTATTACACATACATGGGCTAGCTTATAATACTTTTCAACTTCAGCGGTGTATCCTACTAAAAAGAGTTTTTCTGATAGATAGTTTAGCTGAATGAACCTCTCAAGCTCTGTCCTTGCAGAACCATCACCAACCACATAGGCATGTATATCCTCTCTTTCCTTTGTCAATTCAAGAAAGGCTTTAACAAAGTCAAAAACTCCCTTACCCTCATCTAACTTCCCCACAAAAAGAAGGTTTATGGGCTTTTCAGCTTTTTTTACGTATGTAAACCTTTCCTCATCCACTAAATTGTAGATAACTTTTATCCTTTCCCTTCTCACGCCCTCTGATATGAGATTACTTTTAACGCGTTCACTTACCGCAAAAAACATGTCCACATAAGGAAAAACAAACTTCCTTACCATCCACTGTTTCATTCTTTCCATATGTCTAAAGAAGGCAACCTTTGCTCCTGCATATTTACCAGCATACAATGCGTTTGGGTATTCCTTTCCATTGTTTGCTATTATTACGTCAACCTTTTCTTTTTTCAGGACCCTTGCTAATCTTATGGTGTTAATTACCGCGAGGCTATTGGGAAAGGAAATGTAATATTTTCTGACTTCCCTTAGATGTTTGTCCACAAAGGAATCTTTTGCACATACAAGGAATAAATCTACATCCCTTCTTAGCAGTTCCTTAACCATCTCAACAGTATGTATCTCTGTGCCTCCAAAGTTTGGGTTTGGGTTGCCGTTAAGCCAGGCTATTTTCATAGTATCTTTAGCAAAAACTTTGGTAGAAAATCGTTGCCAAAGACAGTTATGCGTCTTAGCTCAAAAAGGTTTTCACTGTCTTCAAACCTACCATGCTTTGTGGTAAAGGCTAACTTATAGCCAGCCTTTTGAACTAAGTCTCTTATCCTTTCATCGTAATCCCCATAAGGATAGCAAAAAGCGGTTATCTCTGAGCCAAGCTTGTCTTCTAAGATAGCCTTTGAGGTGTATATCTCTTCCCATGCTTGTTTTGGGTCTATCTTGGACAGATAGGGATGGGTCAAGCTATGAGAGCCTATTTCAAAGCCAAGATGATGAAGTTCCTTTATCTTACCCCAGTCCATTATAGGTTTTTTTATCCTTAGCTTTTCGTAGTCCCAGCGGTTATATTCGCCCACAAGCCCAACAGGGACAAAGATAAGACATCTGAGGTAATGTTCTATGAAAATAGGCAAGGCTAAATACCAAAAGTCCATATAGGCATCATCAAAGGTAAGCAAAACGCCTCTTGAAGTGCTTCTATTGGGTATTAGGTCTTGAGTCCTTAAAAAGCTAAAGCCTAAGAGCTTAAGCAAACGCACCTGTCTGCTCAATTGTTCTTTGCTTACAAAAAGAGTCTTTAGCCTTGCCTCTTTTGGAGGCTTGCCCACATTATGATAGGTTAGTATTTTCACACCCACAGGCTTATATTTTAAACCCATGTATAGAGACCTTGACGCACAGACCAGAGAAGACCTAAGGCTCTATTTTCAAGACAGGGACTATATGGTAGTCTCTGTGCCAAAGGATGAGCTTATAAGGGTTTATACCCTGCAGGCAAACCATGCAGTGGCGGTTGCCAAGAGAATACATAACTTGGAAGGTCAAAGGGCGGAGCTTATGGGCTATGCCATAATGTCCGCTTTGCTTTTGACATCCCTTGTAAAACATGCAACAGAGCAAAAGGTGCTTTTTAAGGTGCAAACAGATTCTGGAGTTGTAGTCTCAGAGGCGGACGGAAAGGGAAGGGTGAGAGGTTTTATAGAAGGCGACCCACAAGAAGGTTGGGTCTCTGGAGTTTTAACCGTAGTAAAAGAGCTAAGGCTTGGCGTGCCTTACACGAGCATAGTCCCAGTGGTGGGTAGAAACCTAAAGGAGGCACTTTCCTTTTACTTTGAGCAATCAGAACAAACAAAAACCTATTTGGATATGCACTTGGAATTTACCTCAGCAGGAGCTCAGGCAAAGGCTTATCTTGTGCAAGTGCTTTCTGGAGTTTCTCAAAGAAGCATTGACCTTATAGAGGAAAACCTAAGAAACCTCTCCTTTTTAGGCAAAAGACCAGAGGAAATTGCAATTGAAATACTCAAGGATATGGAACCAAGGCTCATAGGTCTCAAGGAGGTGGAATACTACTGCCCCTGCAGTGAGGAGATAGCCCGCTCAAGCCTAATGCTTTTGCAAGAGGAGGAGCTCCAAGATATACTAAACGAGGGTCCTGCGGAGGTGGTCTGTAAGTTCTGCAAGAGGGTCTACCGCTTTAGCAGGGAACAGCTTATGCTATAATTTCTCT from Hydrogenobacter sp. T-8 includes these protein-coding regions:
- the ychF gene encoding redox-regulated ATPase YchF, whose protein sequence is MALSVGIVGLPNVGKSTLFNALIQSAKATAANYPFCTIEPNVGTVEVPDERLYRIAQLERSKKVTPTFIEFVDIAGLVRNASKGEGLGNQFLAHIREVDAIAMVLRCFQNPDVVHVEGTVNPIRDAQIIDLELIAKDIETVEKRKERVEKMARLGDKKAKEELEMLETIRAILENMEPLRKHARELSSETLEYARKNLFLLTTKPLMYVANVSEADLPEGNELSKSVFEYAQAEGSPAVLVCAKLEEELIGLEKQEKEELLKSYGLEEPGLNKLIRSAYSLLELITFFTAGEKETRAWTVKRGTKAPQAAGKIHSDFERGFIAAEVINYEDYVKVGSMTKAKELGLVRLEGKEYEVKDGDIIYFRFNV
- a CDS encoding glycosyltransferase family 4 protein, translating into MKIAWLNGNPNPNFGGTEIHTVEMVKELLRRDVDLFLVCAKDSFVDKHLREVRKYYISFPNSLAVINTIRLARVLKKEKVDVIIANNGKEYPNALYAGKYAGAKVAFFRHMERMKQWMVRKFVFPYVDMFFAVSERVKSNLISEGVRRERIKVIYNLVDEERFTYVKKAEKPINLLFVGKLDEGKGVFDFVKAFLELTKEREDIHAYVVGDGSARTELERFIQLNYLSEKLFLVGYTAEVEKYYKLAHVCVIPSKYTEAFPRVAVEALACGCALVVSHVGGIKEAVQEGVNGYVFKAGDTQDLVCKIKATLEKWQSFSFQSFRIYREKFSREKITEEFLKALYELTTR
- a CDS encoding polysaccharide deacetylase family protein, whose protein sequence is MGVKILTYHNVGKPPKEARLKTLFVSKEQLSRQVRLLKLLGFSFLRTQDLIPNRSTSRGVLLTFDDAYMDFWYLALPIFIEHYLRCLIFVPVGLVGEYNRWDYEKLRIKKPIMDWGKIKELHHLGFEIGSHSLTHPYLSKIDPKQAWEEIYTSKAILEDKLGSEITAFCYPYGDYDERIRDLVQKAGYKLAFTTKHGRFEDSENLFELRRITVFGNDFLPKFLLKIL
- a CDS encoding Hsp33 family molecular chaperone HslO is translated as MYRDLDAQTREDLRLYFQDRDYMVVSVPKDELIRVYTLQANHAVAVAKRIHNLEGQRAELMGYAIMSALLLTSLVKHATEQKVLFKVQTDSGVVVSEADGKGRVRGFIEGDPQEGWVSGVLTVVKELRLGVPYTSIVPVVGRNLKEALSFYFEQSEQTKTYLDMHLEFTSAGAQAKAYLVQVLSGVSQRSIDLIEENLRNLSFLGKRPEEIAIEILKDMEPRLIGLKEVEYYCPCSEEIARSSLMLLQEEELQDILNEGPAEVVCKFCKRVYRFSREQLML